One stretch of Wolbachia endosymbiont of Armadillidium arcangelii DNA includes these proteins:
- the ubiB gene encoding 2-polyprenylphenol 6-hydroxylase, with amino-acid sequence MIQNILRLLHITTVLTRYNVLPYLLPPSKKSINKIQGHKLKRALERLGPVFIKFGQSISSRTDVLNEDITNNLLLICDRLPSFSHKIAVKTIESEFNCKLSDIFSSFSEKPIAAASISQVHRAVTTEGKEVAVKVLRPNIEKTFSRDIKMLSWLADIAEKFSEQSKRLRPIELVKTFAEICRLELDLRFEAAHSSELKENTKHDRGFYVPEVDWSRTSKKVLTLEWMEATPIYEVEKLNNRKQIAINLIESFCNQVYRDCFFHADMHPGNLMVDSNNNIIALDCGIMGRIDRETCYYVIEILKGFLNRDYDHVAKMHFRAGYVPSQHRNFVTACRAIGEPIIGQPIQKISFARLLTQLLKITGDFDMKVQTQLLLLQKTMILLEGTCRKVYPEINMWKVVETWISSQHESKIGYKEKIKSSYPIKAIQGILSLVEKLNLIADKKLQVKSRSNGKAYFLLWSVIIILIVKFLIS; translated from the coding sequence ATGATTCAAAATATTTTACGTCTTCTGCACATAACTACAGTGCTGACACGTTATAATGTGTTACCTTATTTACTTCCACCATCAAAAAAATCAATAAATAAAATACAAGGTCATAAACTAAAGCGTGCTCTTGAAAGATTAGGTCCGGTGTTCATTAAGTTTGGGCAATCCATTTCATCACGTACTGATGTTTTAAATGAGGATATAACAAATAACTTGTTATTGATATGTGATAGATTGCCATCGTTTTCACATAAAATAGCAGTTAAAACTATAGAAAGTGAGTTTAATTGTAAATTAAGTGACATTTTTTCAAGTTTTTCTGAAAAGCCAATTGCAGCAGCATCAATTTCTCAGGTGCATAGAGCAGTTACAACTGAGGGTAAGGAAGTTGCTGTAAAGGTTTTAAGGCCAAATATTGAGAAAACATTCTCAAGGGACATAAAGATGCTTTCTTGGCTTGCGGACATTGCAGAAAAATTTAGTGAACAATCAAAAAGGCTGAGGCCAATTGAATTAGTCAAAACTTTTGCTGAAATTTGCCGATTAGAGTTAGATCTACGTTTTGAAGCTGCTCACTCTTCGGAACTGAAGGAAAATACTAAACATGACAGAGGTTTCTATGTACCTGAAGTAGATTGGAGCAGAACTTCAAAAAAGGTTTTAACATTAGAATGGATGGAAGCTACACCAATATACGAAGTTGAAAAGCTGAATAATCGTAAGCAAATAGCTATCAATCTTATAGAATCATTTTGTAATCAGGTATATAGGGATTGTTTTTTTCATGCTGATATGCATCCTGGAAATCTAATGGTTGATAGTAATAACAATATTATTGCCCTGGATTGTGGAATCATGGGTAGAATAGATCGTGAGACATGCTATTACGTTATAGAGATACTCAAAGGCTTTTTAAATCGGGATTACGATCACGTTGCAAAAATGCACTTTAGAGCTGGTTATGTTCCATCACAGCATAGAAATTTTGTCACAGCTTGCAGAGCAATAGGTGAACCCATTATTGGACAGCCTATACAGAAGATTTCATTTGCTCGCTTACTTACTCAGCTATTAAAAATAACTGGTGATTTTGATATGAAAGTTCAAACACAATTATTATTGCTACAGAAAACTATGATTTTACTGGAGGGGACATGTAGAAAGGTCTATCCAGAAATCAATATGTGGAAAGTAGTTGAAACGTGGATAAGCAGTCAACATGAAAGTAAAATAGGGTATAAGGAAAAAATTAAAAGCTCTTATCCCATAAAAGCAATCCAAGGAATACTTAGCCTTGTAGAAAAATTAAACCTAATAGCCGATAAAAAATTACAAGTTAAAAGTAGATCAAATGGAAAAGCCTACTTCTTACTTTGGTCTGTAATTATAATTCTAATCGTTAAATTTTTAATTTCTTGA
- a CDS encoding methylated-DNA--[protein]-cysteine S-methyltransferase, with amino-acid sequence MAKYQVITPGENKESIDILYGYHSTIFGKALIGVTTQSICHLSFCDFETSAIKILEKEWPQACLKEDRLTTAKIVRNIFDTQIPERSFSLLVRGTDFQIKVWQALISIPTGTTTSYANIAHIIGKPKAIRAAANAIANNPISYLIPCHRVIRKSGKIHKYRWGVERKNCL; translated from the coding sequence ATGGCTAAATATCAGGTTATAACACCTGGAGAAAATAAAGAATCTATCGATATTTTATATGGTTACCACTCTACTATTTTTGGAAAAGCACTTATTGGAGTTACAACACAAAGCATCTGTCACCTTTCTTTTTGTGATTTTGAAACTTCAGCTATTAAGATACTTGAAAAAGAGTGGCCACAAGCCTGCCTGAAAGAAGATAGGCTAACAACGGCAAAAATTGTACGCAATATTTTTGACACACAAATACCTGAGAGATCATTTTCTTTGCTTGTTAGGGGAACAGACTTTCAAATTAAAGTCTGGCAAGCATTGATTTCAATTCCCACAGGTACGACAACAAGCTATGCCAATATTGCTCATATAATTGGTAAGCCAAAGGCCATACGTGCTGCTGCAAATGCAATTGCTAATAATCCAATTTCCTACTTAATACCATGCCATCGTGTTATTCGTAAATCTGGAAAAATTCATAAGTACCGCTGGGGAGTAGAACGCAAGAATTGTTTATGA
- a CDS encoding RDD family protein → MNTETSVKVNYVGFTRRTVAAILDQIIFLFPLLIVMLISLGKDDFLRAFKQPETVTLLEEFFVTVIILVPFTVLQILMITRLGGTPGKLLCGICIKDANTFKNVTLMQATIRCIFQEGIWIIRDFLFYLLPDYVSTCFLLY, encoded by the coding sequence ATGAATACTGAAACGAGTGTTAAAGTAAATTATGTAGGATTTACAAGGCGTACTGTAGCAGCAATACTTGATCAAATCATATTCCTCTTCCCTTTACTTATTGTTATGCTTATATCTTTAGGTAAAGATGATTTTCTTCGAGCATTTAAACAACCAGAAACAGTAACATTATTAGAAGAATTTTTTGTAACAGTCATAATATTGGTGCCATTCACAGTATTACAAATATTAATGATAACAAGACTCGGCGGCACTCCAGGAAAGCTGTTGTGTGGCATATGTATTAAAGACGCAAATACATTTAAAAACGTCACTCTAATGCAAGCAACAATAAGATGTATTTTTCAGGAAGGCATTTGGATTATTCGTGATTTTCTGTTTTATCTGCTGCCTGATTATGTTTCTACATGTTTTTTATTATACTAA
- the serS gene encoding serine--tRNA ligase yields the protein MHDIEHIRKNPEGFEKAMKSRGMEEFTTEEILGIDHEKRSLTTRLQALNKQRNEVTEEIKKLKMNKSPCEKQIELSKSITNEIEAISLKEQAEKDKLVNVLSNLPNIPAQDVPTGTDENSNLEVRRYGGKRQFDFTAKSHYELGEKLGLMDFEQAAKISGSRFAILKGQLAKLGRALINFMLEMHVNEFGYTEVYHPALVKNEAMYNVGQLPKFSDDSYLTTDELRLIPTSEVFLTNLVIDKIVEEKELPIRFTAYSECFRKEAGSAGRDTRGMIRQHQFGKVELVSITTEDQSNDEFERMTSVAEEILKKLELPYRVMLLCSGDMGFAAQKTYDIEVWLPEQNKYREISSCSNCGAFQARRMNTKYFSETDRKTKKYLHTLNGTALAIGRTIIAIMENYQNSDESVTIPNVLQKYMSNDTVISK from the coding sequence ATGCATGATATAGAACATATACGCAAAAACCCTGAAGGATTTGAAAAAGCAATGAAAAGCAGAGGGATGGAAGAATTTACTACAGAAGAAATATTGGGTATTGATCATGAAAAAAGATCACTGACTACTAGACTACAAGCTTTAAATAAGCAACGCAACGAAGTCACAGAAGAAATAAAGAAGCTTAAAATGAACAAAAGCCCCTGTGAAAAGCAAATAGAGTTATCAAAAAGCATCACAAATGAGATAGAGGCAATTAGCTTAAAGGAACAAGCAGAAAAGGATAAGTTAGTGAATGTTTTATCTAACTTGCCGAATATTCCTGCGCAAGATGTGCCAACAGGCACAGATGAGAACTCTAATTTAGAGGTGAGAAGATATGGAGGAAAAAGACAGTTTGATTTTACAGCAAAATCTCACTATGAACTTGGAGAAAAATTAGGTTTAATGGACTTCGAACAAGCGGCGAAAATTTCCGGATCAAGATTTGCGATATTAAAAGGACAGTTAGCTAAGCTTGGACGAGCGCTAATAAATTTTATGCTTGAAATGCATGTTAATGAATTTGGCTATACTGAGGTGTACCACCCAGCTTTGGTGAAAAACGAAGCTATGTATAATGTTGGTCAGCTACCGAAATTTTCTGACGATTCGTATTTAACTACCGACGAATTGAGATTGATTCCCACAAGTGAAGTGTTTTTAACAAATTTGGTTATTGATAAAATAGTAGAGGAAAAAGAACTGCCTATTCGTTTTACTGCCTATTCGGAGTGCTTTCGTAAAGAAGCAGGTAGTGCAGGTCGCGATACCAGGGGCATGATAAGGCAACACCAATTTGGTAAAGTGGAGTTAGTAAGCATCACAACTGAAGACCAATCAAATGATGAGTTTGAGCGTATGACGAGTGTTGCTGAAGAGATATTAAAAAAATTAGAATTGCCATACAGAGTAATGCTGCTTTGCAGTGGCGATATGGGCTTTGCTGCACAAAAGACTTATGACATAGAGGTGTGGTTACCTGAGCAAAATAAATACAGAGAAATATCAAGCTGCTCAAATTGTGGTGCATTTCAGGCAAGGAGGATGAACACTAAATACTTCTCGGAAACTGATAGAAAAACAAAAAAATACCTGCACACTTTAAATGGCACAGCTTTAGCTATAGGTAGAACTATTATTGCCATAATGGAGAATTATCAAAATTCCGATGAGTCGGTTACAATACCAAACGTGTTGCAAAAATATATGAGTAACGATACTGTTATAAGCAAGTAA
- the icd gene encoding isocitrate dehydrogenase encodes MSTPITVAYGDGIGPEIMEAVLSILCEAEAKISIDIIEIGEHVYNKEWSRGISLSGWESIERTKILLKSPTTTPQGKGHKSLNVALRKNLGLYANIRPCISYHPVIENKFGKFDIVIIRENEEDVYTGIEHRLTGDSYQCTKIITRSGSEKICRYAFEYAKKHSRKKVTCLTKDNIMKMTDGTFHAAFDCIAKEYPDIKAEHYIVDIGMARVATEPENFDVIVTENLYGDILSDIVAQTSGSVGLAGSSNIGNEYAMFEAVHGSAPDIAGKNIANPSGLLNAAVHMLVYIGQVSTAKLIYDAWLKTLANGIHTADLYKEKKSKQKVGTKEFAEAVIDNLGKKSAELIISSDSDSKINKVQDNYKQDYKVKKLVGSDITLAWDKSNNFDQIVGLFESSNLKMIAIYSKGLAIWPGGSKSSSDQITCRFIANNEITNSDVNNLLIKFEEHNFDVVRMDKLYLYDGKEGFFS; translated from the coding sequence ATGTCAACACCAATCACAGTTGCATATGGTGACGGTATCGGACCAGAAATCATGGAAGCGGTGCTGTCGATATTGTGCGAAGCAGAAGCGAAGATCTCAATAGATATTATTGAAATAGGAGAGCATGTTTATAATAAGGAATGGTCTCGCGGAATCTCTCTAAGTGGTTGGGAGTCTATTGAAAGAACAAAGATATTACTCAAATCTCCGACAACAACTCCTCAAGGCAAAGGACACAAAAGCCTAAATGTGGCACTCAGAAAGAATTTAGGATTATATGCAAATATCAGACCGTGTATTTCATATCATCCTGTTATAGAAAATAAATTTGGTAAGTTTGACATTGTGATAATACGTGAAAATGAAGAGGACGTTTACACGGGAATAGAGCATAGGCTTACTGGTGACTCGTACCAATGCACTAAAATTATTACTAGATCTGGCTCAGAAAAAATATGCAGGTACGCTTTTGAATACGCAAAAAAACATAGCAGAAAGAAAGTAACTTGCCTGACTAAAGATAACATAATGAAAATGACTGATGGCACTTTCCATGCAGCATTTGATTGCATTGCAAAGGAATACCCAGATATCAAGGCAGAACATTATATAGTTGATATTGGAATGGCGCGTGTTGCAACAGAACCGGAGAATTTCGATGTTATAGTAACTGAGAACTTATATGGCGATATATTATCAGATATAGTGGCACAAACCTCTGGATCTGTGGGACTCGCTGGAAGTAGCAATATAGGTAATGAATATGCAATGTTTGAAGCGGTTCATGGTTCTGCTCCTGATATTGCAGGAAAAAACATAGCTAATCCTTCTGGTCTTTTAAATGCTGCAGTGCATATGTTGGTCTATATCGGTCAAGTGAGTACTGCAAAACTAATTTACGATGCATGGCTGAAGACTTTAGCGAATGGAATACACACTGCCGATTTATATAAAGAGAAAAAGAGCAAACAAAAGGTTGGAACAAAAGAATTTGCAGAAGCTGTTATAGATAATCTAGGAAAGAAATCTGCTGAGCTTATAATTAGCAGTGATTCGGATAGTAAAATAAATAAAGTACAAGACAATTATAAACAAGATTACAAAGTTAAAAAGCTAGTGGGTAGTGATATAACGCTTGCCTGGGACAAATCCAACAATTTTGATCAAATAGTAGGATTATTTGAATCGAGTAATCTGAAAATGATAGCAATATACTCAAAAGGACTTGCAATTTGGCCAGGAGGCTCAAAATCTTCAAGTGACCAAATAACCTGCAGGTTTATTGCAAATAATGAAATTACAAATAGTGATGTGAATAACTTGCTAATCAAATTTGAGGAACACAATTTTGATGTGGTGAGAATGGATAAGTTGTATTTGTATGATGGGAAAGAGGGTTTCTTCTCTTAG
- the purD gene encoding phosphoribosylamine--glycine ligase gives MKVLVIGSGGREHALLWALKKSPSLTKLYVTPGRSAMENFGVLVNINIQDSVDVTQFCKRKNIELVIIGPEQPIINGLADDLTAEGINIFAPSQAAAKLEASKSFTKELCKQYGIPTAKYERFIDERLAKNFVRSNRIKLPLVIKANGIAAGKGVIICHTENEAFSAIDSMLVEKNLGESGEEIIIEEFLIGEEVSFFALVDGLKVVTLGCARDYKRVGENNKGQNTGGMGSYSLPSIISKDMEQKIIQKIIYPTIQALTNIGTSYKGVLFAGLMICKDNPKLLEYNVRFGDPEIQSMLPRLDPNCDLLKLMLSVAEGKLSTKMVKFNDKATVCVVVASKGYPGDYRKGEVIKGLDKIENIPGILVFHAGTKLDESGNWISDGGRVLNIVGEGNTVEEAKSKVYSALNFLEWPGGFFRYDIGS, from the coding sequence ATGAAGGTTTTGGTTATAGGTTCTGGTGGGCGTGAACATGCTTTACTTTGGGCTCTAAAGAAGTCTCCTAGCTTGACTAAGTTATATGTTACTCCTGGTCGCTCGGCCATGGAAAATTTTGGAGTTCTTGTGAATATAAATATTCAAGATTCAGTAGATGTTACACAATTTTGCAAGAGAAAAAATATAGAGTTAGTGATTATTGGTCCAGAGCAACCAATAATTAATGGGCTTGCTGATGATTTAACTGCAGAGGGAATAAATATTTTTGCTCCAAGTCAGGCAGCTGCAAAACTTGAGGCATCAAAGTCTTTTACGAAGGAACTATGTAAACAATATGGTATACCAACCGCCAAGTATGAGCGTTTTATTGATGAAAGGTTAGCTAAAAATTTTGTGCGTAGTAATAGAATAAAATTGCCGCTTGTAATTAAAGCAAATGGAATTGCAGCAGGGAAAGGCGTCATAATATGCCACACAGAAAATGAAGCTTTTTCAGCAATAGATTCAATGCTAGTGGAGAAAAATCTTGGTGAATCAGGTGAAGAAATAATCATAGAAGAATTTTTAATTGGAGAAGAAGTAAGTTTTTTTGCTCTTGTTGATGGGTTGAAAGTAGTAACTCTTGGATGTGCAAGAGATTATAAGAGAGTTGGTGAAAATAACAAGGGCCAAAATACTGGAGGCATGGGGTCGTACTCATTACCTTCAATTATAAGTAAGGATATGGAGCAAAAGATTATACAAAAAATAATATACCCTACAATTCAAGCACTGACTAACATTGGAACATCTTATAAGGGAGTGCTCTTTGCTGGTTTAATGATTTGCAAAGATAACCCAAAGCTTCTTGAGTATAATGTTAGATTTGGTGACCCGGAAATACAATCCATGTTACCTAGGCTTGACCCAAACTGTGATTTGTTAAAATTGATGTTGTCAGTTGCAGAAGGCAAGTTAAGCACAAAAATGGTGAAATTTAATGATAAAGCTACAGTTTGTGTAGTTGTTGCAAGTAAAGGCTATCCTGGTGATTATCGAAAGGGAGAGGTAATTAAAGGATTGGATAAAATTGAAAACATACCTGGTATATTAGTGTTTCATGCTGGTACTAAGTTGGATGAAAGTGGCAATTGGATTTCCGATGGCGGAAGGGTGCTAAATATAGTAGGAGAAGGAAACACTGTGGAAGAAGCTAAAAGTAAAGTGTACTCAGCGTTAAATTTTCTAGAATGGCCAGGGGGGTTCTTCAGGTATGATATTGGTAGTTAA
- the nth gene encoding endonuclease III — translation MDSKKVELIFEKFQQSNPAPKIELNYTNHFTLLVAIVLSARTTDVSVNKITRELFDIADTPEKMLNLGQNELKKRISSIGLYNSKAKNIIGLSKILVERYESKVPSDFDDLVSLPGVGRKSANVFLNSGLGIPTLAIDTHVFRVSNRVGLVKEKDVFKTEQSLLNVVPKKYLLYAHHWLVLHGRYVCKAQKPSCETCIIHDLCEFERKRYKVLAHHSDIPSFYHPNS, via the coding sequence ATGGACTCAAAAAAAGTAGAATTAATATTTGAAAAATTTCAACAGTCAAATCCTGCGCCAAAAATAGAGCTAAATTATACCAATCATTTTACGTTATTAGTTGCAATAGTTCTGTCAGCGCGGACGACCGATGTTAGTGTAAACAAAATTACAAGAGAACTATTTGACATTGCTGATACGCCAGAAAAAATGCTGAATCTTGGGCAAAATGAGCTGAAAAAACGTATAAGTAGTATTGGTTTATATAATTCCAAAGCAAAAAATATAATCGGACTTAGTAAAATACTGGTGGAACGATACGAAAGCAAAGTTCCTAGCGATTTTGATGATTTAGTATCTTTACCAGGGGTTGGGAGAAAGAGCGCTAATGTGTTCTTAAATTCAGGGCTTGGTATTCCAACATTGGCAATTGATACTCATGTTTTTAGAGTAAGCAATAGAGTTGGGCTTGTGAAAGAAAAAGATGTATTTAAAACAGAACAATCTCTTTTGAATGTGGTTCCAAAAAAATACCTACTTTATGCTCATCATTGGCTAGTTTTACACGGTAGATATGTTTGCAAAGCACAAAAACCTTCGTGTGAAACGTGCATAATTCATGATTTATGTGAGTTTGAACGCAAAAGGTATAAAGTCCTAGCACACCACTCCGATATTCCTTCCTTTTATCATCCAAATAGCTGA